In a genomic window of Rhodovulum sp. P5:
- a CDS encoding sodium ion-translocating decarboxylase subunit beta: MDGTAPDTSRLQELWQLTAIPDVTWQMVVMWIIVVGLFYLAVYRKFEPLLLIPIAFGALLANLPTEGLVNPPGEDSLGGLYHHISKGVEYEIFPPLIFLGVGALTDFGPLIANPRTLLLGAAAQFGVFATFLGATAIGFSPMEAGAIGIIGGADGPTSIFLANKLAPELLAPIAVAAYSYMALVPLLQPPIMRALTTEKERKIRMQSLREVSRLEKLIFAGLVTVVVILLVPAASALIGMLMLGNFLRESLVTERLTKAAQNELINIVTIFLGTSVGITMTGERFLNADTLKILALGVVAFGIATAAGVLMAKLMNLVSANKINPLIGSAGVSAVPMAARVSQVEGQRADPGNYLLMHAMGPNVAGVIGTAVVAGYFIASFPG, encoded by the coding sequence ATGGACGGCACGGCCCCCGACACGTCCCGGCTGCAAGAGTTGTGGCAGCTGACGGCGATCCCGGACGTCACATGGCAGATGGTGGTGATGTGGATCATCGTCGTGGGGCTGTTCTATCTTGCGGTCTATCGCAAGTTCGAACCGCTCTTGCTGATCCCCATCGCCTTTGGTGCGCTGTTGGCGAACCTCCCGACCGAGGGGCTGGTCAACCCGCCGGGGGAAGACAGCCTGGGCGGGCTCTATCACCACATTTCCAAGGGCGTGGAATACGAGATCTTTCCTCCGCTGATCTTCCTTGGCGTCGGCGCGTTGACCGATTTCGGGCCGCTGATCGCCAATCCGCGGACGCTTCTACTCGGCGCGGCCGCGCAGTTCGGGGTGTTCGCCACCTTCCTTGGTGCCACGGCGATCGGGTTTTCCCCGATGGAGGCCGGGGCGATCGGCATCATCGGGGGGGCGGATGGGCCGACCTCGATCTTCTTGGCCAACAAGCTGGCGCCGGAGCTTCTGGCCCCGATTGCCGTGGCCGCCTACAGCTATATGGCGCTGGTGCCGCTGTTGCAGCCGCCGATCATGCGCGCCCTGACGACCGAAAAGGAGCGCAAGATCCGCATGCAGTCCCTGCGAGAGGTGTCGCGGCTTGAAAAGCTGATCTTCGCAGGTCTGGTGACCGTGGTCGTCATCTTGCTGGTGCCTGCGGCCTCTGCCCTGATCGGGATGCTGATGCTGGGCAACTTCCTGCGCGAAAGCCTTGTGACCGAACGTCTGACCAAGGCCGCGCAGAACGAGTTGATCAATATCGTCACGATCTTCCTGGGGACCTCCGTCGGGATCACCATGACGGGGGAGCGGTTCCTGAATGCCGATACGCTGAAGATCCTTGCCCTCGGGGTGGTGGCCTTTGGCATTGCCACGGCGGCGGGTGTTCTGATGGCGAAGCTGATGAACCTTGTCAGCGCCAACAAGATCAATCCGCTGATCGGCTCGGCGGGGGTGTCGGCCGTGCCGATGGCCGCGCGCGTCAGCCAGGTGGAGGGGCAGCGCGCCGATCCGGGCAATTACCTTTTGATGCACGCCATGGGGCCGAATGTGGCCGGTGTGATCGGCACGGCGGTCGTTGCGGGGTATTTCATCGCGTCCTTCCCGGGGTGA
- a CDS encoding biotin/lipoyl-containing protein translates to MMKRLRITVEGIAYDVTVEDLDSPAAPAPAPKVAAAPQSRPAMAAATPAAAPAAPAAPGAVGSPLAGTVVSIEVAVGQVVKSGETLLVLEAMKMNTTVGAPRDGTVTAINVAAGATVTEGQALVTLS, encoded by the coding sequence ATGATGAAACGCCTGCGGATCACCGTGGAAGGCATCGCCTATGACGTGACGGTCGAAGATCTGGACAGCCCCGCCGCGCCAGCCCCGGCCCCCAAGGTCGCCGCGGCGCCGCAAAGCCGGCCCGCAATGGCCGCGGCAACGCCGGCTGCCGCGCCTGCTGCCCCGGCGGCGCCCGGCGCCGTTGGCAGCCCGCTGGCCGGAACCGTCGTCAGTATCGAGGTCGCCGTGGGACAGGTGGTGAAGTCGGGCGAGACGCTGCTGGTGCTGGAAGCGATGAAGATGAACACGACCGTGGGGGCGCCGCGGGACGGGACCGTCACTGCAATCAACGTGGCCGCCGGTGCAACCGTGACCGAGGGGCAAGCCCTCGTCACCTTGTCCTGA
- a CDS encoding OadG family transporter subunit, whose translation MLENLELIGTGFAIVMLVLAALWGACELIGLFFARAAKRAARKTAAATQASQAADDGIPPHHLAAIAAAVAHELGSGYRITHVAAPPHLVDGWPMEGRIETFAAHRIRTNWGPTRPLPGDATRDTLRGRT comes from the coding sequence ATGCTCGAAAACCTCGAACTGATCGGTACGGGCTTCGCCATCGTGATGCTGGTGCTCGCCGCGCTTTGGGGGGCGTGCGAACTGATCGGTCTGTTCTTCGCCCGTGCGGCGAAGCGGGCCGCACGAAAGACGGCGGCCGCCACGCAAGCCAGCCAGGCCGCGGATGACGGCATTCCGCCCCATCATCTGGCCGCCATTGCCGCGGCCGTGGCGCACGAGCTTGGCAGCGGATACCGCATCACCCATGTCGCGGCGCCGCCCCATCTGGTCGACGGCTGGCCGATGGAGGGCCGCATCGAGACCTTTGCCGCCCACCGCATCCGCACGAACTGGGGCCCGACGCGCCCGCTGCCGGGCGATGCGACCCGGGATACTCTGAGAGGACGGACATGA
- a CDS encoding glycosyltransferase has translation MITVILPLRLSEIRLYDEIERLDRIAETIPKDRFQILIVDFGTCAERVGELARFSERHEGVEILRVDDDGPFSIGRARDIGVQHAKTDIVMFHDVDFLCSADTYQRIYKEAAARKLDRKGYDFFTVPTIFLTDAGTRTYLDLFAKDPEHADWHAHNSVLRGKRAFFQHAALGSSATVINRYFYLVSGGHDPAFRGHGAEDFEFYHRLESLCRRAPRSNRYYEGIPYANGNFSGFRAFFALFGQDIWMRGICMVHLDHPRREVHDRAYGVSSQNFSMLRRRMEDYDKAVHVIKPIGDIQVQENTLLLMSPLARPANALRMALPALGKHQFLPEDAFNTPEDVAAFVERESITQTVFLNPYGNEKRAAIYDLFRSRGLRTIAFDRGALPDSWFFDREGFLAGSGLYRRELWNHPLEPGQERHARAYIRSLREDDKHLEKNDTSMGPEYWRNRLGVGERKVIFVALQRPKDVAITTFAGPVGDFDTFLDWVNDLATSIDRTRYVVVVKTHPLETERPELDGVVWCPDGANIHDLIDLCERMVVINSGSGLIAAAFGKPVIVCGEAFYAHPGICWAATTSEELVELCQQRLVVDEDKVLRFVHYLISKAYSFGQSEYKEINTDGAVTKIVSNIDFSVIRCLGAYDVVLGQRSPRLPDDAFLLTSAGRTIVRNPPVQQAAGSAQNSARDMYRFSLSGRLIWLGYRLLSGPFQGEKTRKKMELYPVAFLAEARNPANRLMGRILLPKSLRDF, from the coding sequence ATGATTACCGTCATCCTACCGCTGCGCCTGTCCGAAATCCGCCTGTATGACGAGATCGAGCGGCTGGATCGCATCGCCGAGACAATCCCCAAGGACCGGTTTCAGATCCTGATCGTCGATTTCGGGACCTGTGCGGAACGCGTTGGCGAACTGGCGCGCTTTTCCGAGCGGCACGAGGGCGTCGAAATTCTGCGGGTGGACGACGACGGACCGTTCAGCATCGGGCGCGCGCGCGACATTGGCGTCCAGCATGCCAAGACTGATATCGTGATGTTCCACGATGTCGATTTTCTTTGTTCGGCGGACACGTATCAGAGGATCTACAAGGAAGCGGCGGCCCGCAAGCTTGACCGAAAGGGGTACGACTTCTTCACGGTGCCGACCATCTTCCTGACCGATGCCGGAACACGCACCTATCTCGACCTTTTTGCGAAAGACCCAGAGCACGCGGACTGGCACGCCCATAACAGCGTGCTTCGCGGAAAGAGGGCATTCTTCCAGCATGCGGCATTGGGATCCTCGGCCACGGTGATCAACCGCTACTTCTATCTGGTCTCAGGCGGCCACGACCCGGCGTTCAGGGGGCATGGCGCGGAAGACTTCGAATTCTATCACAGGCTTGAAAGCCTTTGCCGGCGTGCGCCCCGGAGCAACCGGTATTACGAGGGCATCCCCTATGCGAACGGGAATTTCAGCGGTTTCCGTGCGTTCTTTGCGCTGTTCGGACAGGATATCTGGATGCGCGGCATCTGCATGGTGCATCTGGATCATCCCCGCCGTGAAGTTCATGACCGCGCCTATGGTGTGAGTTCACAGAATTTCAGCATGCTCCGGCGGCGGATGGAGGACTACGACAAGGCCGTCCACGTCATCAAACCGATCGGCGACATACAGGTTCAGGAAAACACGCTGCTGTTGATGTCGCCCTTGGCGCGGCCCGCGAATGCCCTGCGCATGGCGCTGCCCGCCTTGGGCAAGCATCAGTTCCTGCCTGAAGATGCGTTCAACACGCCAGAGGATGTCGCCGCGTTTGTCGAACGGGAGAGCATCACCCAAACCGTCTTCCTCAACCCCTATGGAAACGAGAAGCGCGCGGCGATCTATGACCTTTTCCGCAGCCGCGGCCTGCGGACGATTGCGTTCGACAGGGGGGCCTTGCCGGACTCGTGGTTCTTCGACCGGGAAGGGTTTCTGGCGGGCAGCGGGCTTTATCGTCGCGAGTTGTGGAACCACCCCCTTGAGCCCGGGCAGGAACGTCACGCGCGCGCCTATATCAGATCGCTGCGCGAGGATGACAAACACCTTGAGAAAAACGACACGTCCATGGGGCCGGAATATTGGCGCAATCGCCTTGGCGTGGGCGAGCGGAAGGTCATCTTCGTCGCCCTCCAGCGCCCCAAGGACGTGGCGATTACCACCTTTGCCGGCCCGGTTGGAGATTTCGACACGTTTCTCGATTGGGTGAATGACCTCGCGACGTCCATTGACCGCACCCGGTATGTCGTTGTCGTGAAGACGCATCCGCTGGAAACGGAAAGGCCCGAACTCGATGGCGTGGTCTGGTGTCCGGACGGCGCAAATATCCACGACCTGATCGACTTGTGCGAACGCATGGTGGTCATCAATTCCGGGTCGGGTTTGATCGCCGCCGCCTTCGGTAAACCCGTGATCGTGTGTGGCGAGGCCTTCTATGCCCATCCCGGCATCTGCTGGGCGGCCACGACGTCAGAAGAACTGGTGGAGCTGTGCCAGCAGAGGCTGGTCGTGGACGAGGACAAGGTCTTGCGCTTCGTTCACTACCTCATTTCAAAGGCCTACAGCTTCGGTCAGTCCGAGTACAAGGAGATCAACACCGACGGGGCCGTGACGAAGATCGTCAGCAACATCGACTTCTCGGTGATCCGGTGCCTTGGCGCGTATGATGTGGTTTTGGGCCAGCGGTCGCCACGCCTGCCCGACGATGCATTTCTCTTGACCTCGGCGGGCCGAACCATCGTCAGGAACCCGCCTGTACAACAGGCGGCGGGGTCGGCGCAGAACAGCGCGCGCGACATGTACCGGTTTTCGCTTTCCGGTCGGTTGATCTGGTTGGGATATCGGCTGCTGTCGGGGCCGTTTCAGGGCGAAAAGACCCGCAAGAAGATGGAGCTTTATCCCGTCGCCTTCCTTGCAGAGGCGCGAAACCCGGCCAATCGCTTGATGGGGCGGATTCTGCTGCCGAAGTCTCTGCGGGACTTCTGA
- a CDS encoding FkbM family methyltransferase produces the protein MELKTFTLRGIKIELPPHLLTPPILEAISAGRYERLEANQLVRILRDGDRLLELGGGIGYLSSLASKTVKLESCHVIEGNPELVPIIAKTHALNAVDAVVENAIALSRTGRLDLVSAAQDEVAFYLRTNFWGSSLSDSSAYREKVTVPVRDMQGLLDGIHPSVVIADIEGGEVDIFDRLDLRGVRSVLLEVHKSVIGIEGIHRIFATLSREGLLYDPDCSVGAVVHFTRA, from the coding sequence ATGGAACTGAAAACGTTCACCCTGCGCGGTATCAAGATCGAATTGCCGCCTCATCTGCTGACACCTCCGATCCTCGAAGCGATCAGCGCCGGACGCTATGAGCGGCTTGAGGCGAACCAGCTTGTGCGCATCCTCCGCGACGGCGACCGGCTGCTCGAACTTGGGGGCGGGATCGGGTATCTCTCCTCCCTGGCCAGCAAGACCGTGAAGCTGGAAAGCTGCCACGTGATCGAAGGCAACCCGGAACTGGTGCCGATCATCGCGAAAACACATGCCCTTAACGCTGTGGATGCGGTTGTCGAGAATGCGATTGCCCTGTCAAGGACGGGGCGGCTTGACCTTGTTTCCGCGGCGCAAGACGAGGTGGCCTTCTATCTGCGGACGAATTTCTGGGGGTCGTCGCTTTCGGACAGTTCGGCCTATCGGGAAAAGGTCACTGTTCCGGTTCGCGATATGCAGGGCTTGCTGGACGGGATACACCCAAGCGTTGTGATCGCCGATATCGAAGGCGGCGAGGTCGATATCTTCGACCGGCTTGACCTGCGCGGGGTGCGTTCCGTCCTGCTGGAGGTGCACAAATCCGTCATCGGAATTGAGGGCATTCACAGGATATTCGCGACCCTGTCCCGGGAAGGGCTGCTTTACGATCCCGACTGTTCGGTCGGGGCCGTCGTGCATTTCACACGGGCTTGA